DNA sequence from the Raphanus sativus cultivar WK10039 unplaced genomic scaffold, ASM80110v3 Scaffold2693, whole genome shotgun sequence genome:
gattAAGGCGGCTAAGTTAAGGATTGATGCGATACAAGATCCTTGTGATGATGACAAAGTTAGTGGAAGTGATGAGTTGTCTCTGGAGCTTGTTGAAGatagcaagaagaagaaaaggaagagaggGTGTGAGATTGATTGGGAGGATTTGGTAATACAGACTCTGGTCTTACACGATGTGAAGGACGAAGAAATAGAGAAAGGGCATTACAATGCTTTACTAGCTTTGCATGTTTTCAATTGTAATAATAACTAGATCATTGACCCGCGCTTcggaagcgcgggatatttatgattcaaaattctattaataatattacaaatattttgttaattaattagaatTTGTCTATTTAAAACATTTCATTAAATCACCACTTTTAAACCCGACTTAGACCTTCAATTGAGACGGTAAACCCGCTAATTCGATATGTATTccagtttgaattttttaaaaaatatctattatttGAAATCCGATAAAACTCACAATAAATACTAAACTCTGAGATTACCGATTAAACTGATGGATGATcaatataaaatctaatttgatgttatttctatatttaaaatttaatttcattgtttttattaaatatttaaatacttattaatatttattttattttattttattatatgcgTAACACCaaattgttacaaaaaataagTAACTTAATCTTTTAAATTATCTTAAGAAAACAATAAGTACGTATTTTTGAAATGGTATGGGATCTCATGACATCGAGCGCGAAATTTGTTTACTTATCAATTGTTTGGATAGTGTGAACACAAAggtaagtttctaaaaaaaaaaattctaaaatgataTACGATTTGATAAAGAAGgcgaaattaattattttaggtgTCTTTGTCATTGAATGAAATCGGTAGGTGATTCAATAGGATCTAGTAATTTAGGAATGTAATGGGGAGGAGGTCTAAATGTATTAATAAGGGAGAGAATATTAAAAGAGATTGGTAGAATTAACTATATAGTTGAAtggtaaatttaatttaaaacttacaaaaacAGTTTGGGTCCAACccaatgtttctgatttaataagatagatttggGGGTAAAGAAGAGAGACTGTAAAAGCTGAAgctgtttatttttattttattataattgaaGAAAACATCAAAAGCACAATCTCTAAGATAGTTCAACATtccataaaaattatattaaaaaggtcTAAAATTGCTTTAAGACTGACTAGGAAAATCCATTTCTTTGATCTCTCTCTTATCATTAGAAGTTTCACTCAGCCTGACATGCCATAGTCTTCAACATGATCATAAAGGCTGTAGCTTTCAGACAATCCCATCTTTCCAACAAGATGATCATCCCCTACAAGACACACAAATCACAAACAAAACCTCTGATTATTGTACAGACACACAAGTCACAAGCTTTCTTGACCATTTCTATGAATGTCTGTTGAGCTCAAGTGTGAGTTAAAAAGGGGACTTTTTTTTAACTTACTTGGGTTTGATAGAAAGTGAAGATCAGAGCTCATCTCAGGGCTCTGAAAGCAAAGATCTTCAGGCCTAGGACTAGTACTTGTTGTCCCAATAGCATTGTTTCCATCAGGAAGAACACGAAGACTCTCTGGTATCTTTCTCTTCCCATTCAATGTCTCAGTGTCAGTCTCTACCTCAGACTCACCGTTGTTGTTAATGTTGTTGTTGCTAGAAGAACCAACACCACCACCATGCTGCTTCCTCTTGGAACGAGCACGCCGGTTCTGGAACCAATTGTAGACGTTTTGTTCAGAAATCTGGCCGTGTTGGCTCAGCTCCTCGGTTATGTCTTTGATCTTTTGCTTGCTGGGTGTTCCCGTGCCTTGGTCGAATATACGCTCCAGAATCTGAAGCTGCACTGGCGTGGGAGTCCACCTCTGCCTAGCTGTCATCTTGTGACCAATAGTTGGGTCTGCATAGAGGCCTCCCAGTCTCACTCCTGTTTTTTAACACCAAAAAGACATATGAAACAGAGTTGGTAAAGTTTGAagtaaataaaaactgaaacttTAAATACATCTTAAGAACAAGCTAAAGTGTTATGTTCTTTGCATCAGATTTGAACTGCTAATTACGCCACTAAAGGTTATAAAGGTTGAGAATTTTCAATTGCCCATTTCACCTAATAGAAGGATCAATCAGACCAAACCAAAATTCTGGAAAAAAGACTAAAATTACAGCAAaaaaggaatattttttttcaatctataaacagaggaagaagctaAAGTCAGAGGAAGAATAAGGAAGGGAGAAGAACCTGCAAGATCTTGGTGAGAAGTGAGGGTTTTGTGCATCTCAACGAGACGCTCACAAATGGTGGCGTAGATAGCAATCTGTTTCCTCAGAGTTTCAAGCTGCTCGTCGGTCATCACCTTCACGTACATTCCTCCTGAGCTCGAGCCGCCGCCGCCACTAACGTCGATCCCCTGGAGATTTGAAGAGTTGTTATGGTTATTGGGTTGCTGCTGCTGATTATTATCCCACTCCATCATCTCTTGTTGTCAGAAGCTCgtcttttcttctctctctctttgtctctgtGTGAAGGAAGCAAACAGAGGAAGAGTCAGTGCTTTTTTCGGGAGTAGAAGGAAAGATAAAAGCAGAAAAGGACAAAAGAGctgaatttatattaaattctaatattaagtgtcaagaacaagaacaatgATTACCCAAAAAAAACGATCAGAATTTTCAAGCAACGGTAACGTGATTCTTCACAGTAAGAGTGTATGGGGATAAAAGGAAACTATTTGAATTATATGGTTATTTAGTTTCCATATTAGAAAAATGACCGTTGAAATTTGATTTGTCATATGTATATTTACAGTTAAATGGCTACTTCCATAATTGCATATTTATATTACCTTAGTTTAATGTTATTTAAGTGGTATATAAACAACACTGTTATTTACTCATACAGTCCAAAAAGTTATACAATTATAGTTCTTATGCTATCGAATCATTTTCACCATGGCATATtagaatctatcttattaaaacggAAACATTGGAACTTTTTCTAAgtggatttttaaattgaacctactattagatatgatatattttctgatcctattaactaaaaattaatgttactaaattattttcttatcagTTGGCCCATTTTCtttctattcaaaaaaatattttctttcccaATTGATTTCATAATCACCATCCAATAAGTCCATGCGATGATCACCATGCAATACATTACTCcttaaccaattaattttatataatagtcgTGCTATATGATATATTCAAAGTGGATTCAAATCAAACTTATTAACCCATTACATTTTAACCAATTCAAACATGATTATATATCGGATTACCGGGTTTACTGGCTCGACGATCTaaatttggatttaaaaatgttgattcaaacgcagttttttaaatagaattttttttacatattaaatatttgtaacattgttaacaaaattttgaatcataaatATCCCGCGTTTCCGAagcgcggatcatgatctagttataatttattcataaataGTTTTGATTGTCCAACGTATATGATTATAAAtgataaagaacaaaaaatgaACAACGCTTTAGTTTACTCATCTGCTGACCGGTTAGCTAACATTCCGTAGATTGGTAAACTGAGGTTGCGATCTAACTTTTCTGACACATTCCAGGTTATATCTTTCACAATTATTCTATAGAGAGAGTATTAGCTACAATGCCTATTATCTAGttcaaaattaagaaaaaataaagaaaaacgtATAGGAATTGCAAAGAGCTGGTGGGCCACTCATCAGGACTTTAAAGTTAAAGGAGCCACAGATTCCACGTGTTGTCTAAACCTTAGAACTTGTAGGTGGTCGGTGTCCGCCGCCCATGTTCCACGGGAACTTAAGGGTGGTAGATTTTAATAAGATATCAACTAAATAGTCATAAttgtataaaacaaaaatccattgaatttttttttgaggaaaAAATCCATTGAAATTGATCTCTGATTAGTAGTAACAGAAAGTTTAACCACGGATGTCTTTGTTAACTCGAAATAAAATGTGAGAATGGTCGACAAAAACATGAAACTAAAACGTTCATGGCTAATGTCATACAGTATGTGTTGGAACGTGTAAATTATTTCTTATAGTTGCATATTGCGACATTTTCAGTCATAATAACACATTTGAATTCAGATGGAAAttattttgaatgttttaaTTAATTCCTATGATTGTTCTGATACTAATTCATGTTATTGTGTGTGGATTTATATTTCTGGTTTAGCAGTCTAGAGAAGAATATAGAAACATTTGTTAGTCCCGTCGTTTTCTTCCGACAATGTTTTCCTGTGAAGTAATTTTTAATTGTCAACATTATGGAAGAAAATAGTGAGGTTTGCATGTGCTAGCTTAAGTCAAACATCGAAACCAAAACGTTTACATAAACGCCAAAAAGGTCCGTATTCATACATGTTTGCCTTTGTTGTCTCTCTATAACGAGTGTATGCTGTGGGCGCATATgtaaaaatatagattaaactatttttgtttgttattaaaATGATATGTATAGTAACATTTGATCTTAACAACTAAAGGAAAACAATTTTAAACTTGAActataaacaatataataaaaaggaaaatatgacATAACTATTTGACTAGTTTGAGATCTTACATCAACAGTATCTACCACTTTCAAATTAATTTCAGGAGATGCTAATTGGTATTAAAgctatattattatataaagaatCGTCTAGCTTATTCTTTCTTTCATGGTGAGACAGTCAGTGATGAGTCATGGCCCAGAAAAAGAACCCATTGGATTCTCTATGGCCAAGCTTCTTTGGATTCTTTCTTTAGATTGGAGAGTTTG
Encoded proteins:
- the LOC130505915 gene encoding WUSCHEL-related homeobox 13-like (The sequence of the model RefSeq protein was modified relative to this genomic sequence to represent the inferred CDS: added 37 bases not found in genome assembly), giving the protein MMEWDNNQQQLQQPNNHNNSSNLQGIDVSGGGGSSSGGMYVKVMTDEQLETLRKQIAIYATICERLVEMHKTLTSHQDLAGVRLGGLYADPTIGHKMTARQRWTPTPVQLQILERIFDQGTGTPSKQKIKDITEELSQHGQISEQNVYNWFQNRRARSKRKQHGGGVGSSSNNNINNNGESEVETDTETLNGKRKIPESLRVLPDGNNAIGTTSTSPRPEDLCFQSPEMSSDLHFLSNPRDDHLVGKMGLSESYSLYDHVEDYGMSG